Proteins from one Phycisphaerae bacterium genomic window:
- the cadA gene encoding cadmium-translocating P-type ATPase, which yields MQSLSKIHSTSFRVEGMDCPDEIAELRDCLGDVDGVGGLSFNLMRATMTVEHDASRIDAAEILARLRNTGMRASVSRHPADAPRQIETTVPRGPLWTAAVAACATALGAGLSFAPTAMVHHTTWPAAVAYVLAIAAAWSYVLPKAWASMLRLRLDMNVLMTVAVVGAVGLGEWLEGASVAVLFAVSHLLETWSVNRARRAIQSLMELSPERARVVQSDGAEEELDVQDVGVGSRIIVRPGEKFPLDGGVVEGETTVNQAPITGESALVAKQPGDDVFAGTVNQDGAVTVEVTKPAGDTILAGVVRLVEQAQSQRSHSEQFVERFARYYTPAVVIGAVLMCLMPPLLFGAAWSAWFYRSLVLLVIACPCALVISTPVSIVSGLAAAARNGVLVKGGEHLETVGRTKAVAIDKTGTLTVGIPVVQEVIPVNDTPGDRLLEIAAAIEQRSEHAIARSIVEYAAQHDIAPAACRDYQGIRGKGARASVDGEEYLLGSHRLLEENGVCTEEMHRTMADHEDCHHTTVGLASTRGPLGVILLADGLRQESSVVVRSLREIGVNHIIMLTGDNEGTAKAIAEECGDIDFRAELLPADKVAAVEELRRSHEHVMMVGDGINDAPALAAASVGVAMGTGGTDAALETADIALMADDLRKLPWLLRHSQRTKNIIIQNVSLSLGIKAVFLALAIPGLANLWMAIAADMGASLLVTFNGLRLLRAKGEDG from the coding sequence ATGCAGTCATTGAGCAAGATACACTCGACGTCATTTCGCGTGGAGGGCATGGATTGCCCTGACGAGATCGCCGAGCTGCGCGACTGTCTCGGAGATGTGGACGGTGTCGGCGGACTTTCATTCAACCTGATGCGGGCGACGATGACAGTTGAGCATGACGCCTCCCGAATCGACGCCGCGGAAATCCTCGCACGCCTTCGCAACACCGGGATGCGAGCCTCTGTCTCCAGACACCCGGCAGATGCGCCGCGCCAGATCGAAACGACCGTGCCGCGCGGGCCATTGTGGACGGCTGCGGTTGCCGCATGCGCAACAGCACTTGGGGCTGGGCTGTCATTTGCTCCAACAGCCATGGTGCATCACACAACGTGGCCAGCCGCCGTTGCGTACGTGCTCGCGATCGCGGCGGCTTGGAGCTACGTCCTACCCAAAGCCTGGGCCTCGATGTTGCGGCTTCGGCTTGACATGAACGTGTTGATGACCGTGGCTGTAGTCGGCGCTGTCGGGCTTGGGGAATGGCTGGAGGGCGCATCGGTCGCGGTTCTGTTTGCCGTGTCGCACCTGCTGGAGACGTGGAGCGTCAACCGAGCGCGTCGGGCGATCCAATCACTGATGGAGCTCAGCCCCGAGCGAGCACGCGTCGTGCAGTCAGACGGGGCCGAGGAAGAATTGGACGTTCAAGACGTGGGCGTTGGCAGCAGGATCATCGTCCGCCCGGGCGAAAAGTTCCCGCTCGATGGTGGAGTCGTCGAAGGCGAAACCACTGTCAATCAAGCGCCGATCACCGGAGAGTCCGCGCTCGTCGCAAAACAACCTGGCGACGACGTGTTTGCCGGAACGGTCAATCAGGACGGCGCCGTCACCGTTGAGGTAACCAAGCCCGCTGGCGACACGATACTCGCCGGCGTAGTCCGATTGGTAGAGCAGGCTCAGTCGCAACGGTCCCATTCGGAACAATTCGTCGAACGCTTCGCCCGCTACTACACGCCGGCCGTCGTGATCGGGGCCGTACTGATGTGCCTCATGCCGCCGCTTCTTTTCGGTGCCGCCTGGTCGGCGTGGTTCTATCGCTCCCTTGTCTTGTTGGTCATCGCATGTCCTTGTGCGCTGGTCATCTCGACGCCCGTATCCATCGTCAGCGGGCTGGCCGCGGCAGCACGCAATGGCGTCCTAGTCAAGGGTGGAGAGCACTTGGAGACCGTCGGCCGCACCAAGGCCGTCGCCATTGATAAAACGGGCACGCTTACAGTCGGCATACCCGTCGTGCAAGAGGTCATCCCCGTTAACGACACACCGGGCGACCGTTTGCTCGAGATTGCCGCAGCTATTGAACAGCGGAGCGAACATGCCATCGCCAGATCGATCGTCGAATACGCTGCGCAACACGATATTGCGCCAGCCGCCTGCCGCGACTACCAGGGCATTCGTGGTAAGGGAGCCCGTGCTTCCGTGGATGGGGAGGAGTATTTGCTCGGCAGCCACAGGCTGCTCGAGGAAAATGGCGTTTGTACGGAGGAGATGCATCGAACGATGGCCGATCATGAGGATTGCCATCACACGACCGTCGGGCTCGCTTCGACACGCGGACCGCTCGGTGTGATTCTACTGGCCGACGGACTCCGGCAGGAGTCTAGTGTTGTTGTGCGCTCGCTCCGTGAGATTGGTGTCAATCACATTATCATGCTGACCGGTGACAACGAGGGAACGGCCAAGGCGATAGCTGAGGAATGCGGCGACATCGATTTCCGTGCGGAGCTACTACCCGCCGACAAGGTGGCAGCTGTCGAGGAGCTCCGGCGTTCGCACGAGCATGTCATGATGGTGGGTGACGGAATCAACGACGCTCCGGCGCTGGCTGCCGCAAGCGTTGGCGTGGCCATGGGGACGGGCGGAACTGACGCGGCTTTGGAAACGGCGGACATCGCACTGATGGCGGACGACCTCCGCAAACTTCCGTGGCTACTGCGTCATAGCCAAAGGACGAAGAACATCATCATCCAGAATGTCTCGCTGTCGCTGGGCATCAAGGCGGTGTTTCTTGCGCTAGCGATCCCGGGGCTGGCGAACCTCTGGATGGCCATCGCCGCCGATATGGGGGCGTCGCTGCTCGTAACCTTCAACGGTTTGCGGTTGCTTCGAGCAAAGGGTGAGGACGGTTGA
- a CDS encoding P-II family nitrogen regulator, giving the protein MKEIKAIIRPHRLDAVLDALHAHPELPGVTVSYIRGFGRTVGRSDSDDAPVQYGIAEMVKLECALNDEEVDTVIDLIQQAAHTGNVGDGKIFVFDVELAVKIRTGSRLERIE; this is encoded by the coding sequence ATGAAAGAAATAAAAGCGATCATCAGGCCGCACCGTCTGGATGCCGTACTCGATGCGCTGCACGCACATCCGGAACTTCCCGGCGTGACCGTGTCCTACATCCGCGGCTTTGGGCGAACCGTGGGGCGCTCGGACTCTGACGATGCACCGGTTCAATACGGCATCGCCGAAATGGTCAAGCTTGAGTGCGCGCTGAACGACGAGGAAGTCGACACGGTCATCGACTTGATTCAGCAGGCGGCACACACGGGTAACGTCGGAGACGGAAAGATCTTCGTGTTTGATGTCGAGCTAGCCGTCAAGATTCGGACTGGCAGCCGGTTGGAGCGAATCGAGTGA
- a CDS encoding efflux RND transporter periplasmic adaptor subunit encodes MEAEWAKLNPNAKKDDDRGGSRGVSPDSTSIRSSGPPPGKRDPNRLWCSEHDVYEDECLICHPELKNKPANEGAAELMCKEHNVPEKECGICHPELAPDLKPGESLKIRQLSRRSAAKAGITTERAQPGESSPGISVFCEVRYNQNQVARITPLAPGVVDRVLVDVGQAVGEGDILVEIASSEIAAAKRDYLLAIVDEKVKSFSLAREEQLLAKKISAEAAYQKAEAEHEMARAVKTTARQTLLNYRFTDAEIRQIEGTKSSSSLMYVRAPYAGTLVEREAVVGEAVEPGAKLFTLADLSTMWLELAVPENQIASVHPGQVVEGTFSGLPGLTIQGELIWIDSRVDERTRLVKARALVPNPDAQLKSGMFGVAKVVFEKPVSMLRLPPSALQRFEGQPYVFVKKNEDLFQLRRVIVGAKDAHSVEILAGILATDEVVVSGGFTMKSEFLKSRLGAGCVDD; translated from the coding sequence GTGGAGGCGGAATGGGCAAAGTTGAATCCAAACGCCAAGAAGGATGATGATCGCGGTGGTTCACGAGGAGTCAGCCCGGACTCAACCTCCATCCGGTCCTCTGGCCCTCCACCCGGTAAGCGAGATCCGAACCGGCTGTGGTGCTCAGAGCACGACGTCTACGAGGATGAGTGTCTTATTTGCCACCCGGAATTGAAGAACAAGCCTGCGAATGAAGGTGCCGCCGAACTCATGTGCAAGGAGCACAACGTGCCGGAGAAGGAGTGCGGCATCTGTCATCCGGAACTGGCTCCCGATCTGAAACCCGGTGAGAGCCTGAAGATCCGTCAGCTTTCACGGAGATCCGCAGCAAAGGCGGGAATTACGACGGAAAGAGCGCAGCCAGGTGAATCATCACCCGGCATCAGCGTGTTTTGCGAGGTGCGGTACAACCAGAACCAGGTGGCACGCATCACACCGCTCGCGCCCGGCGTGGTTGATCGCGTACTCGTCGACGTCGGGCAGGCTGTGGGCGAAGGCGACATCCTCGTCGAGATTGCCTCCTCCGAAATCGCGGCCGCCAAACGAGACTATTTGTTGGCCATCGTCGATGAGAAAGTGAAATCCTTCTCCCTTGCGCGCGAAGAGCAATTGCTCGCCAAGAAGATCTCAGCCGAGGCAGCCTATCAAAAGGCCGAGGCCGAGCACGAGATGGCCAGAGCAGTCAAAACAACGGCTCGGCAGACACTCCTGAATTATCGTTTCACCGACGCGGAAATTAGGCAGATCGAGGGCACGAAGTCGAGTTCGTCGTTGATGTACGTGCGGGCTCCCTACGCAGGGACCTTGGTGGAACGCGAAGCCGTGGTCGGGGAGGCCGTCGAGCCCGGCGCAAAACTCTTCACTCTCGCCGACCTCTCAACCATGTGGCTCGAACTTGCCGTCCCGGAGAACCAAATAGCGAGTGTGCATCCAGGCCAAGTGGTCGAGGGGACTTTCAGCGGGCTACCCGGCCTGACAATTCAAGGTGAACTTATCTGGATCGACTCGCGCGTCGATGAGCGGACCCGCCTCGTCAAGGCACGTGCATTGGTTCCAAATCCTGACGCACAACTGAAAAGCGGCATGTTCGGCGTGGCCAAGGTGGTGTTCGAGAAGCCGGTGAGCATGCTTCGCCTGCCTCCATCGGCGTTGCAGCGATTCGAGGGGCAGCCATATGTCTTTGTCAAAAAGAACGAAGACTTGTTTCAACTGCGGCGAGTGATCGTGGGCGCCAAGGACGCTCATTCGGTCGAAATTCTCGCGGGCATTCTCGCCACCGACGAAGTTGTTGTGTCGGGTGGCTTCACGATGAAATCTGAATTCCTCAAGTCGCGCCTGGGCGCCGGCTGCGTGGATGATTAG
- a CDS encoding efflux RND transporter permease subunit, protein MLNRLVEFALKNRLLVLLLFVLCIGLGGWTLVHIPVDAFPDTTPVQVQINTVAPALNPEEIEQQITLPVELSIGGLPGLSSVRSVSKFGLSQVVAIFDDASSITDARQYVSERLAGVELPDGISRPELGPIATGLGEIFHYIVRSEDPNRTLEDLRTIHDWIIKPELRKVPGVAEVNSWGGNEKQFHVIVSPESLLKYDLTLDDVFETLEENNHNVGGGQIVSGGESRLVHGIGRVTSIEEIENIVLASYDGTPLFIKDIAEVAIGHEIRRGAVTAQGRGEAVLGLAFMLMGENSKVVSEMLKERLDGVRKSLPGDVIVEIVYDRTDLVREVINTVKHNLTAGAVLVIIALFILLGNIRAGLVVAVSIPIAMLFAVLGMYEFGIAASLLSLGAIDFGVIVDGSVVMTEANLRTLAERQTELGRPLERGERLRCIIDSSKQVVRPTVFGLGIIMVVFFPILMLQGIEGKMFRPMAWTFIFALAGALLIAVTLSPILGYYFLPRKVGENAGLVGQALVAVYGSLLKWTLRLRVVVLPAVAVLIVATGFLALRLGGEFIPRLSEGSTVINTIRLAGVSIDESVNYNTRIERLLLDAFPDEIRDVWSRTGTAEVATDPMGIELTDIFISLKPREHWSRATTQAELTALMQQEVADLPGLNMVFTQPIEMRLNEMISGIRSDLGIKIYGDDFDQLIRLSNRVQEILADMEGASDIAVDQVTGQPTLRISVDRHKIARFGIPARNVLDFVETIGTRRVGEVFEGQRKFPLVVRLPDEYRTNSDLLAATLIPTEIGTRLPLTELALIEDTEGASTINREWSRRLIRVQCNVVGRDTTSFVAEAKARIDKEMALPEGYVIDWGGQFENLERARLRLSILVPLTLTLVFFLLFFSLKSLRDVLLIYTGIPFAMVGAVLALEFAGLPFSVSAAVGFIVLGGIAVLNGQILVSAIRPLRDTGASLREAVTAAATQRLRPVLATAVTDAAGFLPMAISTGVGAEVQRPLATVVIGGIVTSTLLTLFVLPLLYELFGKDEAEEVVI, encoded by the coding sequence ATGTTGAATCGTCTTGTAGAATTCGCGCTCAAGAATCGGTTGCTGGTTCTGCTCCTGTTTGTGCTCTGCATTGGGCTCGGCGGTTGGACCCTCGTGCACATCCCCGTTGATGCGTTTCCCGATACGACGCCCGTGCAGGTACAGATCAACACCGTTGCCCCAGCTCTGAACCCCGAGGAGATTGAGCAGCAGATTACGCTACCTGTCGAGCTTTCGATTGGAGGCCTGCCGGGCCTTTCGAGCGTCCGCTCGGTATCGAAGTTCGGGCTTTCGCAAGTCGTCGCCATCTTTGACGACGCATCCAGTATCACCGACGCACGGCAATACGTGTCCGAGCGACTCGCTGGAGTTGAGCTTCCCGATGGCATCAGCAGACCGGAACTGGGGCCGATTGCCACGGGTTTGGGGGAGATCTTTCACTACATCGTGCGATCAGAAGACCCGAATCGAACGCTCGAAGATCTTCGCACAATTCACGATTGGATCATCAAACCCGAACTGAGGAAGGTCCCCGGTGTCGCGGAGGTGAACTCCTGGGGCGGTAACGAAAAACAGTTCCATGTCATCGTATCGCCGGAGTCGCTCCTGAAATACGACCTGACACTGGACGACGTTTTCGAGACACTTGAGGAGAACAACCACAATGTCGGCGGCGGGCAGATCGTTTCGGGCGGCGAGTCGAGACTGGTGCATGGCATCGGACGCGTCACCAGCATCGAAGAGATCGAGAACATCGTCCTTGCGTCCTACGACGGAACGCCACTCTTCATCAAGGACATCGCCGAAGTTGCCATTGGGCACGAGATACGCCGTGGCGCAGTCACCGCACAAGGTCGCGGCGAAGCGGTCCTTGGCCTTGCGTTTATGCTCATGGGGGAGAACAGCAAGGTCGTCTCGGAGATGCTCAAAGAGCGACTCGATGGAGTCAGAAAATCTCTTCCTGGCGACGTCATCGTCGAAATCGTCTACGACCGTACCGATCTGGTACGCGAGGTCATCAACACTGTCAAGCACAACCTCACTGCCGGCGCGGTGCTTGTCATCATCGCACTCTTCATCTTGTTGGGAAACATACGTGCCGGTTTGGTCGTTGCGGTATCGATTCCCATCGCCATGCTGTTTGCGGTCCTGGGCATGTACGAGTTTGGCATCGCCGCCAGCCTTTTGAGTCTCGGCGCGATCGACTTCGGCGTGATCGTGGACGGCTCCGTCGTGATGACGGAAGCGAATCTCAGGACGCTCGCTGAACGTCAAACCGAACTCGGTCGCCCGCTGGAACGAGGCGAGCGTTTGCGTTGCATCATCGACTCCAGCAAGCAGGTAGTTCGACCCACTGTGTTCGGCCTCGGCATCATCATGGTCGTCTTCTTTCCCATTCTCATGCTTCAGGGCATCGAAGGTAAGATGTTCCGTCCCATGGCGTGGACGTTCATCTTTGCTTTGGCAGGTGCGCTGCTCATCGCAGTCACCCTTTCGCCGATTCTGGGCTACTATTTCCTGCCTCGCAAAGTTGGCGAGAACGCCGGTCTCGTCGGACAAGCGCTGGTGGCGGTCTACGGGTCGTTGCTCAAATGGACCTTGCGGCTGCGTGTCGTTGTGCTGCCGGCTGTTGCCGTACTAATCGTGGCAACCGGTTTTCTGGCCCTGCGGCTGGGCGGCGAGTTCATTCCCCGCCTGAGCGAGGGTTCCACCGTCATCAACACGATACGTTTGGCCGGCGTCTCGATTGACGAATCGGTGAACTACAACACGCGCATTGAGCGTCTTCTCCTCGACGCGTTCCCCGATGAGATCCGGGATGTGTGGAGTCGTACCGGAACGGCCGAGGTTGCAACCGATCCGATGGGTATCGAACTGACCGACATTTTCATCTCGCTAAAGCCGCGCGAGCACTGGTCGCGCGCGACGACGCAAGCGGAACTAACGGCGCTCATGCAGCAGGAAGTTGCGGACCTGCCCGGCCTAAACATGGTGTTTACGCAGCCGATTGAGATGCGACTCAACGAGATGATCTCGGGCATTCGTTCCGATCTAGGAATCAAAATCTATGGTGACGACTTCGACCAGCTCATCCGACTGAGCAACCGTGTTCAGGAGATTCTCGCGGACATGGAAGGAGCGTCGGACATCGCCGTGGATCAGGTGACTGGGCAGCCAACACTACGAATCAGCGTGGACCGGCATAAGATCGCGCGGTTCGGGATCCCCGCCCGTAACGTGCTCGATTTCGTTGAAACCATTGGCACGCGACGCGTGGGAGAGGTCTTTGAAGGGCAGCGTAAGTTCCCACTTGTGGTTCGGCTTCCTGACGAATACAGGACGAACAGCGATCTTCTTGCTGCTACCCTGATCCCCACTGAGATTGGGACGCGCCTGCCACTAACTGAGCTGGCCCTGATCGAGGATACGGAAGGAGCGTCGACCATCAATCGCGAATGGAGCCGGCGCCTTATTAGAGTTCAGTGCAACGTTGTCGGACGCGATACGACGTCCTTCGTCGCAGAGGCGAAGGCGCGAATCGACAAGGAGATGGCGCTTCCCGAAGGCTACGTGATCGACTGGGGCGGGCAGTTTGAGAATCTCGAACGGGCGAGATTACGACTGAGCATTCTCGTACCGCTTACACTGACTCTCGTGTTCTTCCTCCTGTTTTTCAGTCTCAAGAGTCTTCGCGATGTGCTTCTCATTTACACGGGCATTCCGTTCGCCATGGTCGGGGCGGTGCTGGCCCTGGAGTTTGCGGGACTTCCCTTCAGTGTAAGTGCCGCCGTAGGATTCATCGTCCTTGGGGGAATCGCCGTACTCAATGGTCAGATACTGGTCTCCGCGATTCGACCGCTGCGAGATACCGGCGCAAGTTTGCGAGAAGCGGTCACGGCGGCGGCAACGCAACGGCTACGCCCGGTGTTGGCCACGGCCGTCACTGACGCCGCCGGCTTCTTGCCCATGGCGATCTCGACTGGCGTCGGAGCCGAGGTGCAACGCCCACTTGCGACGGTCGTAATCGGCGGAATCGTAACATCGACGCTTCTGACGCTCTTCGTTCTCCCGCTGCTTTACGAACTATTCGGTAAGGACGAGGCGGAAGAAGTAGTGATTTGA
- a CDS encoding efflux RND transporter permease subunit, whose amino-acid sequence MNKLVEASLKAKGLVVVAIIAVMAYGAYEYRQMPVDAFPDISPIMVPVFAEGHGMAPEEIERLITYPIESAMNGLPGVTQIKSTSAFGMAVIYVYFKDSVDIYFARQLVAERLAAATAELPEMDEPPALGPISTGLGQIFIYYLTLDKGVDTEGKDPNTYLRELNDWVVKFQLKTVPGVTDILSIGGHVLQYQIRVDPDALLRYGLSLDDLVDAVRANNRNVGGQFLVIGSEESLVRGLGLLESLDDIRSIPIRVEDGVAIRLSDVADVVYGNEIRRGVVSRNGEKEVVSGIVLKLYGENTSDVIERLYEKVEGVQASLPNGVSLIPYYEQAELIEQATWTVKKALLQGAALVLLTLGVFLGNVRTAFIVVLSLPICALVAVICMGFNGISANLMSLGGIAIAIGMLGDGAIVMVENIYRHLNDSGNASKNKTTVILHAAREVSRPILFSIGIIITVFLPIFTLEGVEGKMFSPMAFTIAFALLGSIGTALIVAPVLSVFLLKQGTHKELVLVSKLKTLYRPLLERAIRWKGAVVAGALVAFVASLAVLPFVGTEFIPTLEEGSILVGVIMSPSISLEKATDTVMTLEKQIMKYPEVDEVISRIGRPEAGSHPHPVNYAEIHIELHPPGEWTRFEDKQELVAALSADLSSWPGVQLNFTQPIQNAFDELLSGIRAQLAIKLYGEDLNVLRDKSNEISAAIEDVPGLVDLSVEQSFGQPQVQIIADRAACSRYGIAVDQIQEMVELAIGGEVIDTLYLNTRRFGIHVRFREDRRIDPQAIRDTLVHTNDGSLIPLSQVAQVKEVVGPIQVNREKNQRRWIVQGNVRGRDMGGVIADIQQAITDKVDLTPGYYIEYGGQFENQQRAMARLSIIVPIVIAVVFLMLWMSFGSTRHALIIIVNVPLALIGGIFGLFLTGEYLSVPASVGFIALFGIAVQNGVVLVSYINELRAGGMALHESLINGGLLRLRPVLMTAITTILGLLPLLLASGIGSEVQRPLAVVVVFGLTTSTLLTLFVIPAVYGWLGGKAVEVEI is encoded by the coding sequence ATCAATAAGTTAGTCGAGGCGTCTTTGAAGGCAAAAGGCCTGGTTGTCGTTGCCATCATCGCGGTGATGGCATACGGCGCTTACGAGTACAGGCAGATGCCCGTGGACGCCTTTCCTGATATCTCACCGATCATGGTTCCGGTGTTCGCGGAAGGCCATGGCATGGCCCCGGAGGAGATCGAGCGACTCATTACCTATCCGATTGAATCTGCGATGAACGGCTTGCCTGGTGTCACGCAGATCAAATCCACGTCCGCGTTTGGGATGGCCGTCATCTACGTCTACTTCAAGGACAGTGTAGACATCTACTTCGCGCGGCAGCTCGTCGCGGAACGCCTTGCGGCGGCTACCGCCGAGCTGCCCGAGATGGACGAGCCGCCCGCGCTCGGGCCAATCTCCACGGGCCTCGGGCAGATCTTCATCTACTACCTGACGCTCGATAAGGGTGTGGACACGGAGGGCAAGGACCCCAACACATATCTCCGTGAGCTCAACGATTGGGTTGTCAAGTTCCAACTCAAGACAGTTCCCGGAGTCACGGACATTTTGTCCATCGGGGGGCACGTTCTGCAATATCAAATCCGCGTGGATCCCGATGCTCTCCTGCGATACGGCCTTTCTTTGGATGACCTGGTCGACGCGGTACGCGCGAACAACAGAAACGTCGGCGGCCAATTCCTGGTTATCGGCTCTGAGGAGTCTCTGGTGCGCGGACTCGGCCTGCTGGAGAGCCTGGACGACATTCGGAGTATCCCGATCAGAGTGGAAGACGGTGTGGCCATCCGGCTGTCCGATGTGGCCGACGTGGTTTACGGAAACGAGATCCGTCGAGGCGTCGTCAGCCGCAACGGAGAAAAAGAAGTGGTGTCGGGCATCGTCCTGAAACTCTACGGCGAGAACACGTCCGATGTCATCGAACGCCTCTACGAAAAGGTCGAGGGCGTCCAGGCTTCCCTCCCCAACGGTGTGTCACTGATCCCGTATTACGAACAGGCGGAGTTGATCGAGCAGGCCACGTGGACGGTGAAGAAGGCACTCCTGCAGGGTGCAGCACTGGTCCTCCTGACGCTCGGTGTCTTCTTGGGTAACGTGCGAACGGCATTCATTGTTGTACTGTCGCTCCCGATCTGCGCACTCGTCGCCGTGATCTGCATGGGATTCAATGGAATCTCGGCCAACCTCATGTCCCTGGGTGGAATCGCGATCGCGATCGGCATGCTCGGAGACGGGGCGATCGTGATGGTCGAGAACATCTATCGGCACCTGAATGACTCCGGAAACGCATCGAAGAACAAAACCACCGTCATTTTGCATGCTGCAAGAGAAGTCAGTCGCCCGATCCTGTTTTCCATCGGAATCATCATCACCGTGTTTCTTCCGATCTTCACGCTCGAGGGCGTGGAAGGAAAGATGTTTTCCCCGATGGCATTCACGATCGCCTTTGCCTTGCTGGGCTCCATCGGGACGGCGCTCATCGTGGCGCCTGTTCTATCCGTGTTCCTGCTCAAACAGGGAACGCATAAGGAACTGGTCCTCGTCAGCAAGCTGAAGACTCTGTACCGCCCGCTGTTGGAGCGAGCGATTCGCTGGAAAGGCGCCGTGGTTGCAGGCGCGCTCGTCGCATTTGTCGCCAGCTTGGCGGTGCTACCATTCGTCGGCACGGAGTTCATTCCGACCTTGGAGGAGGGCTCTATCCTGGTGGGCGTGATCATGTCGCCGTCCATCTCTCTGGAGAAGGCAACCGATACCGTCATGACCCTCGAAAAACAGATCATGAAGTACCCGGAAGTCGACGAAGTCATCTCCAGGATCGGCCGTCCCGAGGCCGGTAGCCATCCCCATCCGGTTAATTACGCGGAGATCCACATCGAACTACATCCGCCCGGCGAGTGGACACGGTTTGAGGACAAGCAGGAATTGGTTGCAGCCCTCAGCGCTGACCTGTCTTCCTGGCCGGGAGTCCAACTCAATTTCACGCAGCCCATCCAGAACGCCTTTGACGAACTTCTCTCGGGAATCCGCGCCCAGTTGGCCATCAAGCTGTATGGCGAGGACTTGAATGTCCTCCGCGACAAATCGAACGAAATCAGTGCGGCCATCGAAGACGTGCCCGGCTTGGTCGATCTCTCGGTGGAGCAGAGCTTCGGCCAACCGCAGGTTCAGATCATCGCGGATCGCGCCGCATGCTCACGATACGGCATCGCGGTCGACCAAATACAAGAGATGGTCGAGCTGGCGATCGGTGGCGAGGTGATCGATACACTTTACCTCAACACTCGCCGATTCGGCATTCACGTCCGTTTCAGGGAGGATCGGCGGATCGACCCGCAGGCGATACGTGACACGCTCGTGCACACCAATGACGGCTCACTCATCCCGCTCTCACAGGTCGCCCAAGTGAAGGAGGTTGTCGGCCCGATTCAGGTGAATCGCGAGAAGAACCAGCGGCGCTGGATCGTTCAAGGCAATGTGCGCGGTCGGGATATGGGTGGTGTTATTGCGGACATCCAGCAGGCCATCACGGACAAAGTCGATTTGACGCCCGGGTATTACATCGAGTACGGCGGTCAATTCGAGAACCAGCAGCGCGCCATGGCCCGTCTGTCGATCATCGTACCCATCGTCATCGCCGTCGTATTCCTCATGCTGTGGATGTCGTTCGGCTCGACGCGCCACGCGCTCATCATCATCGTGAATGTGCCACTGGCGCTGATCGGGGGCATCTTCGGACTCTTTCTCACGGGCGAGTACCTTTCCGTGCCCGCGTCGGTTGGTTTCATTGCATTATTTGGAATCGCAGTACAAAACGGCGTCGTTCTCGTGAGTTACATCAACGAACTGCGCGCCGGTGGAATGGCGCTACACGAATCCCTCATCAACGGAGGACTGCTTCGATTGCGCCCCGTACTCATGACGGCCATCACGACGATTCTGGGTTTGCTGCCCCTGCTCCTGGCAAGCGGAATCGGGTCGGAGGTCCAGCGCCCGCTGGCGGTTGTCGTCGTCTTTGGTCTCACGACGTCGACGCTGCTGACACTATTCGTCATTCCCGCGGTCTATGGATGGCTGGGCGGGAAGGCCGTCGAGGTGGAAATCTGA